CGCATGGCCGCCGCATTGCGGTGCTCGGCGACATGCTCGAACTCGGGCCGACCGGGCCCGATCTGCACCGCGGCCTCAACGAGGCCGTGACCGCCAACCGCATCGACCTCGTATATTGTTGTGGTCCGCTGATGCGGAATCTGTGGGACGCCCTTTCCACCGGCAAGCGGGGAGGCTATGCCGAGAGCTCGGCGGCGCTCGAAGCGCAGGCGGTCGCCGTGGTCCGTGCCGGTGACGTGATCATGGTGAAGGGCTCGCTGGGATCGAAGATGAAGCTCATTGTCAGCGCGCTGGAAAAACGCTTCCCCGACAAGGCCGCGCACGAAGAAGCGGTATAGGACCCTTTGAATGTTCTACTGGTTGATCGAACTGTCCAACACCGTTCCGGGGTTTGGGGCATTCCGCAGCGCCCTGAACGTGTTCCGCTACATCACCTTCCGCACCGGCGGCGCGATGGTGACCGGCGCGCTGTTCGTGTTCCTGTTCGGGCCCTGGATCATCGATCACTTGAGGCTGCGGCAGGGCAAGGGCCAGCCGATCCGCGCCGATGGTCCGCAGTCGCATCTGATCTCCAAGAAGGGCACGCCCACCATGGGCGGGTTGATGATCCTGTCCGGACTCGTGGTGTCGACGCTGCTCTGGGCCAACCCGCTCAATCCCTATGTCTGGATCGTGCTGGCGGTGACGCTCGGCTTCGGCTTCGTCGGCTTCTATGACGATTATTTGAAGGTGACGAAGCAGTCGCACAGCGGCTTCGCCGGCAAGCTGCGGCTGCTGATCGAGGCGGTGATCGGGCTTGCCGCCTGCTACGCGCTGGTCCGGCTCGGGCGCGACGTATCCTCGACCTCGCTCGTGATTCCGTTCTTCAAGGACCTCGTGATCAACTTCGGCTGGTTCTTCGTGATCTTCGGCGCCTTCGTGATGGTCGGCGCCGGCAACGCGGTCAACCTGACCGACGGCCTCGACGGTCTTGCCATCGTGCCGGTGATGATCGCCGCCGCGAGCTTCGGCATGATCTCGTATCTGACCGGCAACGCGGTGTTCTCGGATTATCTGCAGATCAATTACGTCGCCGGCACCGGCGAACTGGCGGTGCTGTGCGGCGCGGTGCTTGGCGCGGGCCTGGGCTTTCTCTGGTTCAACGCGCCGCCTGCCTCGATCTTCATGGGTGATACCGGCTCGCTCGCGCTCGGCGGCATGCTCGGGGCCACCGCGGTTGCGGTGAAGCACGAGATCGTGCTGGCCGTGATCGGCGGCCTGTTCGTGCTGGAGGCGGTCTCGGTCATCGTCCAGGTCACCTCGTTCAAGCTCACCGGCAAGCGCGTGTTCCGGATGGCGCCGCTGCACCATCATTTCGAGCAGAAAGGCTGGACCGAGCCGCAGATCGTGATCCGGTTCTGGATCATCTCGGTGATGCTGGCGCTCGCCGGCCTCTCCACCCTCAAGCTGCGCTGAGCGCCGCCATGATCCCGGTCACCTCCTTCTCGGGCAAGACGGTCGCAGTGTTCGGGCTCGGCGGCTCCGGGCTCGCGAGCTGCCATGCGCTGAAAGCCGGCGGTGCGGAGGTGATCGCGGCCGACGACAACGCCGACAACGTCGCCAAGGCGGCGCAGGCGGGCTTCACCACTGCTGATCTCCGCACCGTGTCGTGGGCGAATTTCGCCGCACTGATCCTGACCCCCGGCGCGCCGCTGACCCATCCGGCGCCGCACTGGAGCGTGCTGAAGGCGCGCGAGGCGGGCTGCGAGGTGATCGGCGACGTCGAATTGTTCTGTCGCGAGCGGCGCCGTCACGCGCCGAACGCGCCATTCGTCGCCATCACCGGCACCAACGGCAAGTCGACCACCACGGCGCTGATCGCGCATCTGATGAAGGTTGCCGGTTACGACACCCAGATGGGCGGCAATATCGGCACCGCGATCCTGTCGCTCGAGCCGCCGCGCATGGGTCGTGTCCATGTGATCGAGATGTCGTCCTACCAGATCGACCTCGCACCGTCGCTCGATCCGTCGGTCGGCATCCTGATCAACATCAGCGAGGACCACATCGATCGCCACGGCACGCTGGCGCATTACGCTGCGGTCAAGGAGCGGCTGGTCGCCGGCGTCCAGGCCGGCGGCACCGCGATCGTGGGTGTCGATGACGGCTGGTGCCGCGACATCGCCGACCGGCTGGATCGCGCCGGCAAGCGCGTGGTGCGCATCTCCGTGAAGAACCCGCTGCCCGACGGCCTCTATGTCGAGCACGAGACCATCGTGCGCGCCCAGGGCGCGGCGCGCAGCGAGGTCGCGCGTCTCGGCGGCATCGGCTCGCTGCGCGGCCTGCACAATGCGCAGAACGCCGCCTGCGCCTCGGCCTGTACGCTCGCGATGGGGATCGCGACCGACGTGCTGCAGAACGGGCTGCGCAGCTTCCCGGGTCTGGCGCATCGCATGGAGCAGGTCGGCCGCCGCGGCAATGTGCTGTTCGTCAACGACTCCAAGGGCACCAACGCCGATGCCGCCGCGCATGCGCTGTCGTCGTTCGCCGACATCTACTGGATCGCCGGCGGCAAGCCGAAGGCCGGCGGCATCACCAGCCTGACTGGCTATTTCCCGCGCATCCGCAAGGCCTATCTGATCGGCGAGGCGGCGGCCGAGTTCTCCGGCACGCTCGGCGACCGCGTTCCGCACGAGACGTCCGGCACGCTCGACGTCGCGATCGCCAGCGCCGCGCGCGATGCGGAGGCGTCGGGTTTGGCCGAGGCCG
This Bradyrhizobium sp. CCBAU 53421 DNA region includes the following protein-coding sequences:
- the mraY gene encoding phospho-N-acetylmuramoyl-pentapeptide-transferase, with the protein product MFYWLIELSNTVPGFGAFRSALNVFRYITFRTGGAMVTGALFVFLFGPWIIDHLRLRQGKGQPIRADGPQSHLISKKGTPTMGGLMILSGLVVSTLLWANPLNPYVWIVLAVTLGFGFVGFYDDYLKVTKQSHSGFAGKLRLLIEAVIGLAACYALVRLGRDVSSTSLVIPFFKDLVINFGWFFVIFGAFVMVGAGNAVNLTDGLDGLAIVPVMIAAASFGMISYLTGNAVFSDYLQINYVAGTGELAVLCGAVLGAGLGFLWFNAPPASIFMGDTGSLALGGMLGATAVAVKHEIVLAVIGGLFVLEAVSVIVQVTSFKLTGKRVFRMAPLHHHFEQKGWTEPQIVIRFWIISVMLALAGLSTLKLR
- the murD gene encoding UDP-N-acetylmuramoyl-L-alanine--D-glutamate ligase; amino-acid sequence: MIPVTSFSGKTVAVFGLGGSGLASCHALKAGGAEVIAADDNADNVAKAAQAGFTTADLRTVSWANFAALILTPGAPLTHPAPHWSVLKAREAGCEVIGDVELFCRERRRHAPNAPFVAITGTNGKSTTTALIAHLMKVAGYDTQMGGNIGTAILSLEPPRMGRVHVIEMSSYQIDLAPSLDPSVGILINISEDHIDRHGTLAHYAAVKERLVAGVQAGGTAIVGVDDGWCRDIADRLDRAGKRVVRISVKNPLPDGLYVEHETIVRAQGAARSEVARLGGIGSLRGLHNAQNAACASACTLAMGIATDVLQNGLRSFPGLAHRMEQVGRRGNVLFVNDSKGTNADAAAHALSSFADIYWIAGGKPKAGGITSLTGYFPRIRKAYLIGEAAAEFSGTLGDRVPHETSGTLDVAIASAARDAEASGLAEAVVLLSPACASFDQYRNFEIRGTAFRDIVQALPGVKPVV